A section of the Asticcacaulis sp. EMRT-3 genome encodes:
- a CDS encoding superoxide dismutase family protein — protein MRLCVPPCVLPRHTLCVSALALLFAAPAFAQDAAPAAAPATPTSYEGHLKSPSGADLGTVTLRPGPDGVILRIEAHGLTPGWHGMHFHEKGACTDDKFASAGGHVHNVTPVIHGFLNSGHNDAGDLPNLYVAADGTATVELFSNLVTATKTGDKPYLMDDDGSAVIIHAMPDDYTSQPIGGAGVRMACAVITPAAPLVASARP, from the coding sequence ATGCGCCTGTGTGTCCCGCCTTGTGTTTTGCCGCGTCATACGCTTTGCGTCTCCGCCCTTGCCCTGCTTTTCGCCGCCCCGGCTTTCGCGCAGGACGCCGCCCCTGCCGCCGCACCCGCCACTCCAACCAGCTATGAGGGCCATCTCAAATCGCCCAGCGGTGCCGATCTCGGCACCGTCACGCTCAGGCCTGGCCCCGATGGCGTGATTCTGCGCATCGAGGCGCATGGCCTGACGCCCGGTTGGCATGGTATGCACTTCCATGAAAAGGGTGCCTGCACCGATGACAAGTTCGCCTCGGCGGGCGGGCATGTCCATAATGTCACCCCGGTGATCCACGGCTTTCTCAACAGCGGCCATAATGATGCGGGCGACCTGCCCAATCTCTATGTTGCCGCCGATGGCACGGCCACGGTCGAACTGTTCTCCAATCTGGTGACGGCCACCAAGACCGGCGACAAGCCTTATCTCATGGATGATGATGGTTCAGCCGTGATCATCCATGCCATGCCCGATGACTATACCAGCCAGCCGATCGGCGGCGCGGGTGTGCGCATGGCCTGCGCGGTCATCACCCCGGCGGCCCCGCTCGTCGCCAGCGCCAGGCCCTAA